In the genome of Leeuwenhoekiella sp. MAR_2009_132, one region contains:
- a CDS encoding TRAP transporter small permease, whose product MKKTLDKILGSILVFLMASIVIAVLWQVFSRYVLQSASSFTEEIARYLLIWIGILGAAYASGQQEHLAINILPPKLNPENRIKLRIGINILIMLFAFFALIIGGGNLVYVNYELGQYSAALGLPLGVVYMVLPISGILVIIYKAIELANPKKYLLS is encoded by the coding sequence ATGAAAAAAACATTAGATAAAATTTTAGGTTCGATTTTGGTTTTTTTGATGGCCTCAATCGTTATAGCAGTTCTTTGGCAGGTATTCTCAAGATATGTATTGCAATCTGCGAGTTCGTTTACCGAAGAGATTGCACGCTATCTGTTAATTTGGATAGGTATTCTGGGAGCTGCTTATGCTTCAGGACAGCAAGAGCATCTGGCAATTAATATTCTTCCGCCCAAATTAAATCCTGAAAACCGCATAAAGCTGCGTATCGGCATTAATATTTTGATTATGCTCTTTGCATTTTTTGCATTAATCATAGGTGGAGGTAATTTAGTGTATGTTAATTACGAGTTGGGACAATATTCTGCTGCTTTAGGTTTGCCTTTAGGAGTTGTGTATATGGTTCTTCCCATTAGTGGGATTTTAGTTATTATATATAAAGCTATAGAATTAGCGAACCCAAAAAAATACTTGTTATCATGA
- a CDS encoding tagaturonate reductase, with product MKNLTRQNSGYTEKLPIKVIQYGEGNFLRAFVDYIIDKLNKEAQFNAGVAVIQPLAGGLIQMLNEQDGLYNLFLKGIKNGSETEEIHTISCIQKGINPYEDYAAYLALAEEEALEFLISNTTEAGISYDDQDTLEGAPHNSFPAKVTALLYKRFKHFKGAADKGLTIIPCELINHNADTLKKIILQYADLWELSDDFKSWIEIHNSFHNTLVDRIVPGYPKDDIELYQSQLEFKDNLIVSAETFLLWVIEGGAALKAKIPFDKIDENILVVDDMQPYRTRKVRILNGAHTTMVPFSILYGNDTVKETIDNSFTGTFVRDAVFNEINHTLDLPDEELNTFADAVFDRFRNPFIKHQLSSIALNTVSKFKVRVLPSLLAYHEKYNRLPINLTFALACLIRFYRGSYKEQSLPVQDDAEVVAVFNKLWSTHDYKLIAHEVLSYTAFWDQDLTKVDDLEDQITKALELIDAHGIEEGYNKFKG from the coding sequence ATGAAAAATTTAACCAGACAAAACTCAGGATATACTGAAAAACTACCCATTAAGGTTATTCAATATGGAGAGGGTAATTTTTTAAGAGCTTTTGTAGATTATATTATAGATAAACTCAACAAAGAAGCCCAGTTTAATGCAGGTGTTGCTGTAATACAGCCACTCGCAGGAGGACTAATACAAATGCTTAATGAGCAGGATGGTCTCTATAATCTGTTTTTAAAAGGAATTAAAAATGGTAGTGAGACCGAAGAAATTCATACCATTTCGTGTATTCAAAAAGGGATTAATCCATATGAAGATTATGCGGCTTATTTAGCATTAGCTGAAGAAGAAGCGTTAGAATTTTTGATTTCTAATACTACAGAGGCAGGTATAAGTTATGATGATCAGGATACGCTGGAAGGTGCTCCGCATAATAGTTTTCCTGCAAAAGTGACTGCATTGCTTTATAAACGCTTTAAGCACTTTAAGGGAGCTGCAGATAAAGGTCTGACCATTATTCCGTGTGAATTAATTAATCACAATGCAGATACACTTAAGAAAATAATTTTGCAGTATGCAGACTTATGGGAGCTTAGCGATGATTTTAAATCCTGGATTGAAATTCACAACAGTTTTCACAATACATTAGTAGATCGTATTGTACCCGGCTATCCTAAAGACGATATAGAATTATATCAAAGTCAGCTAGAATTTAAAGATAATTTGATTGTTTCTGCAGAGACTTTTTTACTGTGGGTTATTGAAGGTGGAGCAGCTTTAAAGGCTAAAATTCCCTTTGATAAAATAGATGAGAATATTCTCGTCGTTGATGATATGCAGCCGTATAGAACGCGTAAAGTACGTATTTTAAATGGTGCACATACTACTATGGTCCCTTTTTCTATTTTGTATGGTAACGATACGGTAAAAGAAACGATAGACAATTCTTTTACAGGAACCTTTGTACGTGATGCAGTATTCAATGAGATTAATCACACATTAGATTTACCTGACGAAGAACTTAACACGTTTGCAGATGCAGTATTTGATCGATTCAGAAATCCGTTTATAAAGCACCAACTTTCGAGTATAGCACTTAATACTGTTTCTAAATTTAAGGTTCGTGTTTTACCAAGTTTATTAGCTTATCACGAAAAATACAATCGATTACCAATAAATCTTACCTTTGCACTAGCGTGTTTAATTCGGTTTTATAGAGGCAGCTATAAAGAGCAGTCTTTACCTGTACAGGATGATGCTGAAGTGGTTGCTGTATTTAATAAATTATGGTCGACTCATGATTATAAACTTATTGCACATGAAGTTCTGAGTTATACAGCATTTTGGGATCAGGATTTAACTAAAGTTGATGATCTTGAAGATCAAATCACAAAAGCATTAGAGCTAATTGATGCACACGGCATAGAAGAAGGATACAATAAATTTAAGGGTTAA
- a CDS encoding TRAP transporter large permease: protein MIEILILVLVFFVLLAIGVPVAWSIGISCLLTIMVSIDSLASFTTIAQRMATGLDSFSLLAIPLFVLAGQIMNQGGIALRLINFAKALMGALPGGLIYVNVIAAMLFGAISGSAVAATSAIGGILGPFMEKENYSKEFGAAINITASTTGLVIPPSNVLIVYSLASGGVSIASLFLAGYIPGILMGLALMVVAAFWIKNKGYPAGERSSMGVVLRTFFDALPSLFLLVVVIGGIVTGVFTATEASGIAVLYTLVLSFAYRELKISSLKSIFLSSVGTTAIVMLLIATSMSMSWVMSFENIPQNVSAALLALSDNKFVILIIINVLLLFVGTFMDMTPAVLIFTPIFLPVVTSMGVDPVQFGIMMVMNLCVGLCTPPVGAVLFIGVGVAKTSIQKIMKPLLPLYAVMAIVLLLVTFIPAISLWLPSLFE, encoded by the coding sequence ATGATTGAAATTTTAATTCTTGTACTCGTGTTTTTTGTATTGCTGGCAATAGGAGTTCCGGTGGCTTGGTCTATTGGGATCTCGTGTTTACTTACCATCATGGTTTCTATAGATTCATTGGCTAGTTTTACTACCATTGCACAGCGTATGGCAACTGGTCTCGATAGTTTTTCACTCCTCGCAATACCGCTATTTGTACTGGCAGGACAAATAATGAATCAGGGGGGTATTGCCCTACGGCTTATAAATTTTGCAAAGGCTTTAATGGGGGCTTTACCGGGGGGTCTTATCTATGTTAATGTAATTGCTGCGATGCTTTTTGGAGCAATCTCAGGTTCTGCAGTAGCGGCAACATCTGCAATAGGTGGTATTTTAGGACCTTTTATGGAAAAAGAGAACTACTCTAAAGAATTTGGTGCAGCAATAAACATCACGGCCTCTACTACTGGATTAGTGATACCTCCTTCAAATGTACTTATTGTTTATTCTTTAGCGAGTGGTGGTGTTTCTATCGCATCTTTATTTCTTGCGGGTTATATACCTGGTATTTTAATGGGATTAGCCCTTATGGTAGTGGCGGCATTCTGGATTAAGAATAAAGGATATCCTGCAGGAGAACGTAGTAGTATGGGAGTTGTTTTGCGTACTTTTTTTGATGCGTTACCTAGTTTATTTTTATTAGTTGTAGTTATTGGCGGGATCGTTACCGGTGTATTTACCGCTACCGAAGCTTCAGGTATTGCTGTATTGTACACCTTAGTTTTATCATTCGCCTATCGCGAATTAAAAATATCAAGTTTAAAAAGTATCTTTTTAAGTTCGGTAGGTACAACGGCGATTGTAATGTTACTAATTGCGACTTCTATGAGTATGTCGTGGGTGATGTCTTTTGAAAATATTCCGCAGAACGTAAGCGCAGCTTTATTGGCACTTAGCGATAATAAGTTTGTGATACTTATTATCATAAACGTCTTACTACTTTTTGTAGGTACGTTTATGGATATGACTCCAGCTGTTTTAATTTTTACACCTATTTTCTTACCTGTGGTAACAAGTATGGGCGTAGATCCTGTGCAGTTTGGTATTATGATGGTAATGAATTTGTGTGTAGGATTATGTACACCACCGGTGGGAGCCGTTCTTTTTATTGGAGTAGGGGTAGCAAAAACATCAATTCAAAAAATCATGAAACCGCTTTTACCGCTTTATGCAGTAATGGCTATCGTTTTACTTTTAGTAACATTTATACCGGCAATCAGTCTTTGGTTACCTTCTTTATTTGAATAA